One region of Cyanobium sp. M30B3 genomic DNA includes:
- a CDS encoding NAD(P)/FAD-dependent oxidoreductase, translating into MAPERFFLELDPPGNTSPELPHVVIVGGGFAGLKAAQALRGKPVRVTLIDKRNFNLFQPLLYQVASGLVSEADVASPLRQLLGKAPNIQILLGEVEEIDPKAKEVVFNDRRFAYDHLILATGSGSTYFGHEEWRAEAPPMKIIEHADEIRRRVLMALEEAEQTPDPQRRQLLQTVLVIGAGPTGCELAGSLADLMRQAVANEFKQLNPGLSKVVLIDPGDRVLRAMHPSLSAAAARNLQSLGVELELGGRVQSIASGVVTLSHKLADGSSSTRSLEGGTVCWTAGVRASHLGKLLAEHTGCELDRGGRVVVQPDFSIPGHPEIRVVGDLCSYSHTADGKPLPGMAGPAVQMGTWVARDILARCQGREHAPFRFVDFGSMAVIGRTFAVADLRGLRLSGFPGWLVWGLAHLAFMPDTENRLTLLTKWLWQIATNQRAALVITGRAGQHMGVEVGLERRELASVPPPVEAAQT; encoded by the coding sequence ATGGCGCCGGAACGGTTCTTCCTGGAACTGGACCCACCGGGGAACACCAGCCCTGAACTGCCCCATGTGGTGATCGTGGGCGGCGGTTTCGCAGGGCTGAAGGCGGCCCAGGCCCTGCGCGGCAAGCCGGTGCGGGTGACGCTGATCGACAAGCGCAACTTCAACCTGTTTCAGCCGCTGCTCTACCAGGTGGCCTCGGGCCTGGTGTCGGAGGCCGACGTGGCCTCACCGCTGCGCCAGCTGCTGGGCAAGGCCCCCAACATCCAGATCCTGCTGGGGGAGGTGGAGGAGATCGACCCCAAGGCGAAGGAGGTGGTGTTCAACGACCGCCGCTTCGCCTACGACCACCTGATCCTGGCCACCGGTTCCGGCAGCACCTACTTCGGCCATGAGGAGTGGCGGGCCGAGGCACCGCCGATGAAGATCATCGAACACGCCGACGAGATCCGCCGGCGGGTGCTGATGGCCCTGGAGGAGGCCGAACAGACCCCAGACCCCCAGCGCCGCCAGCTGCTGCAGACCGTGCTGGTGATCGGCGCCGGGCCCACCGGCTGCGAGCTGGCCGGATCGCTGGCCGACCTGATGCGCCAGGCGGTGGCCAACGAGTTCAAACAGCTCAACCCCGGCCTCAGCAAGGTGGTGCTGATCGACCCGGGCGACCGGGTGCTGCGGGCCATGCACCCCAGCCTCTCGGCCGCCGCCGCCCGCAACCTGCAGTCGCTGGGGGTGGAGCTGGAGCTGGGCGGGCGGGTGCAGTCGATCGCGTCCGGCGTGGTGACCCTCAGCCACAAGCTGGCCGATGGCAGCAGCAGCACCCGCAGCCTGGAAGGGGGCACCGTGTGCTGGACCGCCGGCGTGCGTGCCTCCCACCTGGGCAAACTGCTGGCCGAGCACACCGGCTGCGAGCTGGACCGGGGCGGCCGGGTGGTGGTGCAGCCCGACTTTTCGATCCCGGGCCATCCGGAGATCCGCGTGGTGGGCGACCTCTGCAGCTACAGCCACACCGCCGATGGCAAACCCCTGCCCGGCATGGCTGGTCCGGCGGTGCAGATGGGCACCTGGGTGGCCCGCGACATCCTGGCCCGCTGCCAGGGCCGCGAGCATGCCCCGTTCCGCTTTGTCGATTTCGGCAGCATGGCGGTGATCGGTCGCACCTTCGCCGTGGCCGACCTGCGCGGCCTGCGGCTGAGCGGCTTCCCCGGCTGGCTGGTGTGGGGCCTGGCCCACCTGGCGTTCATGCCCGACACCGAGAACCGCCTCACCTTGCTCACCAAGTGGCTGTGGCAGATCGCCACCAACCAGCGCGCCGCCCTGGTGATCACCGGCCGGGCCGGCCAGCACATGGGCGTGGAGGTGGGCCTGGAGCGGCGGGAACTGGCCTCAGTGCCGCCGCCGGTGGAAGCGGCCCAGACTTAA
- a CDS encoding AbrB family transcriptional regulator: MLTGSELLAKVKELGDASKSELVRECGYVSLKKDGSERLNFTAFYEALLEAKGMTLGESGGKGRARAGRSLSYGTKVQFNGNLLVGKAYTAQLGLKPGDEFEIKLGRKQIQLIPLGSVEEDDAAEAAA, translated from the coding sequence ATGCTGACTGGATCAGAGCTTCTGGCCAAAGTGAAAGAGCTTGGGGATGCCTCCAAGTCCGAACTGGTGCGGGAGTGCGGCTACGTGAGCCTCAAGAAGGATGGCAGCGAGCGGCTGAACTTCACCGCCTTTTACGAGGCCCTGCTGGAGGCCAAGGGCATGACCCTCGGTGAGAGCGGCGGCAAAGGACGGGCCCGAGCAGGGCGCAGCCTCAGCTACGGCACAAAAGTGCAGTTCAACGGCAACCTGCTGGTGGGCAAGGCCTACACCGCCCAGCTCGGCCTGAAGCCCGGTGATGAGTTTGAGATCAAGCTGGGGCGCAAGCAGATCCAGCTGATTCCCCTGGGCTCGGTTGAGGAGGATGACGCTGCCGAAGCAGCGGCGTGA
- a CDS encoding divalent metal cation transporter, translating into MAQPASGASVGKRLTWQGLRQVLGPGILLAGAAIGGSHLVATTQAGARYGLGLLGLVLLANLFKYPFLLVGSRFTAVTGLSLLEGYQRQRAWYLPVYLLITFATGVANIAAVTAVAGSLATSFLPGSPVALALTILAVGLLLLLLGHYRSLDRFSKLVVLLLVVSTAVATAAILWQGPVAASVDFFSPSPWTAAALPFLVALMGWMPCPIDLAAWSSLWIYAREEDSGHQGSRAEVEADFNLGYLATVLMAVLFLLLGAWVMHGTDQEFSAAGGPFAQQLVQLYTASLGSWATPLIAAAAFTTMASTSLTCLDGYPRAASAGVRLLRGFTGLAVHDRRDHQGWILLHFGLAAAVIGLWPGSMGTLVQLAMIVSFLTTPLLAWMNLRVIQGRQVAPAQRLGPALLWTARLGLVVLSVFVLLFLLTLLGS; encoded by the coding sequence ATGGCCCAGCCAGCCAGCGGCGCTTCGGTGGGCAAACGCCTCACCTGGCAGGGGCTGCGCCAGGTCCTGGGACCGGGCATTCTGCTGGCCGGCGCCGCCATCGGCGGCTCCCACCTGGTGGCCACCACCCAGGCGGGAGCCCGCTACGGCCTGGGGCTGCTGGGCCTGGTGCTGCTCGCCAACCTGTTCAAGTACCCGTTCCTGCTGGTGGGCAGCCGCTTCACGGCGGTCACCGGCCTGAGCCTGCTGGAGGGCTACCAGCGCCAGCGAGCCTGGTATCTGCCGGTGTATCTGCTGATCACCTTCGCCACCGGCGTGGCCAACATCGCCGCCGTCACCGCCGTGGCCGGCAGCCTGGCCACCAGCTTCCTGCCGGGCAGTCCGGTGGCGCTGGCCCTGACCATCCTGGCGGTGGGGCTGCTGCTGCTGTTGCTGGGCCACTACCGCAGCCTCGACCGCTTCAGCAAACTGGTGGTGCTGCTGCTGGTGGTGAGCACCGCGGTGGCCACCGCCGCCATCCTCTGGCAGGGGCCGGTGGCCGCGAGTGTCGATTTCTTTTCCCCCAGTCCCTGGACCGCGGCGGCCCTGCCCTTCCTGGTGGCCCTGATGGGCTGGATGCCCTGCCCCATCGACCTGGCGGCCTGGTCGTCGCTGTGGATCTACGCCCGGGAAGAGGATTCCGGCCACCAGGGCAGCCGGGCCGAGGTGGAGGCAGACTTCAACCTCGGCTACCTGGCCACCGTGCTGATGGCCGTGCTGTTTCTACTGCTGGGCGCCTGGGTGATGCACGGCACAGACCAGGAGTTTTCGGCGGCCGGCGGGCCCTTCGCCCAGCAGTTGGTCCAGCTCTACACCGCCAGCCTGGGCAGCTGGGCCACCCCGTTGATCGCCGCTGCGGCCTTCACCACCATGGCCAGCACCAGCCTCACCTGCCTGGATGGCTACCCGCGCGCCGCCTCGGCCGGGGTGCGGTTGCTGCGGGGATTCACGGGGCTGGCGGTGCACGACCGCCGCGATCACCAGGGCTGGATCCTGCTGCACTTCGGCCTGGCCGCCGCCGTGATCGGGCTCTGGCCGGGCTCGATGGGCACGCTCGTGCAGCTGGCCATGATCGTGTCGTTCCTCACCACCCCTCTGCTGGCCTGGATGAACCTGCGGGTGATCCAGGGACGCCAGGTGGCTCCGGCCCAGCGGCTGGGGCCGGCCCTGCTCTGGACTGCCCGGTTGGGACTGGTGGTGCTGAGCGTGTTCGTGCTGCTGTTCCTGCTCACCTTGCTGGGGAGCTGA